The following coding sequences lie in one Apium graveolens cultivar Ventura chromosome 3, ASM990537v1, whole genome shotgun sequence genomic window:
- the LOC141714820 gene encoding uncharacterized protein LOC141714820, with translation MHVVPYNRGLLVKYQAHINVERCNHSQSIKYLFKYIGEGPDAVMEHADGVSTVTGSSTSTLREKQLDEVKNYLSCRYVSYAEACWRIFEFFIHHREPYVQRLFFQLEDEQEVRFRDDDSLPEILGRIRPDGTMFVQWLLNNHRDESGHDLTFVRYPTRYRWDNAGKFWAQRKQNINVVGRMVYVHPASGERFYMHLLLNIIPGAQTFEEIRTVDGIIYPTYKEACFHRGLLKSDNDVVSNPSALWENHWTALADDIDYTQRKLLHLPMLVVADSDKQSLALQAINSLLNQHGKSMADFPGLPEINT, from the exons ATGCATGTGGTGCCTTACAATCGTGGTTTACTTGTGAAGTACCAAGCTCACATCAATGTGGAGCGCTGCAACCACTCACAGTCAATTAAGTACTTATTTAAGTATATTGGTGAAGGTCCTGATGCAGTGATGGAGCATGCAGATGGGGTctcaactgtcacaggttcttCAACCTCCACATTGCGGGAAAAACAGTTAGATGAAGTCAAAAATTACCTCTCATGTAGGTATGTGTCTTATGCTGAAGCTTGCTGGAGGATATTTGAGTTCTTTATACACCATAGAGAGCCGTATGTGCAGCGCTTATTCTTTCAGTTGGAGGATGAACAGGAAGTGAGGTTCCGCGATGATGACTCTCTTCCTGAGATACTCGGCAGGATCAGACCAGATGGGACCATGTTTGTTCAATGGCTGTTAAATAATCATCGGGATGAGTCTGGTCATGACTTAACATTTGTTAGGTATCCCACAAGGTACCGTTGGGACAATGCTGGTAAGTTTTGGGCTCAGCGCAAACAAAATATTAATGTCGTCGGTCGAATGGTCTACGTCCATCCTGCAAGTGGCGAAAGATTTTATATGCACCTTTTATTAAACATCATACCTGGGGCACAAACTTTTGAAGAAATTCGGACTGTTGACGGGATAATTTACCCAACATACAAGGAAGCTTGCTTCCATAGAGGCCTGTTGAAATCTGACAATGA TGTGGTTAGCAACCCCTCTGCCTTATGGGAAAATCATTGGACCGCTCTCGCTGATGACATTGACTACACCCAGAGGAAATTGTTACATTTGCCCATGCTGGTTGTTGCTGATTCTGATAAACAATCACTTGCATTACAGGCGATCAATAGTTTGCTCAATCAACATGGGAAATCGATGGCCGACTTCCCTGGCCTTCCAGAAATTAACACATAA